In Oryzias melastigma strain HK-1 linkage group LG10, ASM292280v2, whole genome shotgun sequence, a single window of DNA contains:
- the LOC112153550 gene encoding protocadherin alpha-C2 isoform X3 codes for MAVAARCCCGIKKNVPPSFYLFMFVLSGLTNAQIQYSIPEELENGAQVGDIVGDLGLDLRKLPSRRMTIRSDSGRRYFTINHKTGKLVVSDRIDRETVCEFSGTCSRNLEVVLENPHEVHTVAVEILDVNDNSPQFPRDEYQLEVLESALTGSRFQIEKAQDADDDSNSIKQYRLSPNDHLTLDSMKPLSNNKHIELILKKPFDREQTSSYQLILTALDGGTPQRTGTARINVRILDANDNVPAFDSSVYKVKLFENSPKGALVIKLNASDPDEGSNGEVFYSFSSYTPERVRQMFSMDTNTGEIRVKNNIDYEETNSYEMYIQAMDKGPAPIAAHCKVVVEVLDVNDNIPEIVLTSLSSPVREDARADTVVALISVNDRDSGQNKQVTLDIMPHLPFRIKSFRNHYTIVTAAFLDRETISSYNVTVIAVDAGTPALSSQMTFKVEVADVNDNPPRFEQTSYTVYITENNAPGASLCVVKATDADAGENARITYTVLNDNNHGIPVASYVGIKPNTGEAYALRSFDFEKLREFHFQIKAQDNGVPPLSRVLTVYVYIMDHNDHVPRIVYPPANGSRTTETIVKNAEAGALVSKVMAWDGDAGPNAWLFFALEQTNTDLDLFKVHEYTGEIRTTRRVNEDNATTFVLTVIVHDHGSPRLSSTATIHVNVMELPPKLTLDPKPIIRPDSPLMFSNVTIYLIIALCATTFVFLVTVFVLAIVRCHEYCTQPGSCSPCCVSKKCVPEGGNTPAGGRAAGSGGGSGGGGQPNSNVALRRDLKVEPHYIEVRRSGSLTKTYCYKTCLTATSGSDTFMFYNTGRPHSGTWGSGYVTSHSGQSQIIVRRLSMPDATIIQPKAPNSDWRYSASLRAGGVMQSSVHMEESSVLQGAQGVLVQNWPTASSAADAEGGEVSPPMGAGVDSNSWHFRYGPGGPGAPQHLKPGPPLFTHRQSPSPPL; via the exons ATGGCTGTGGCGGCGCGATGCTGTTGCGGCATAAAGAAGAACGTGCCTccctctttttatttgtttatgttcGTGCTCAGTGGCCTTACCAATGCACAAATCCAATACTCCattccagaggagctggagaacgGAGCACAGGTCGGTGATATCGTCGGGGATTTAGGTCTGGATCTGAGAAAACTTCCCAGCCGACGCATGACCATCAGATCGGACAGTGGACGCAGATATTTCACCATAAACCATAAAACTGGAAAGCTGGTGGTGAGTGACCGCATTGACCGAGAGACAGTGTGTGAATTCAGCGGCACCTGTTCGCGCAACCTGGAAGTGGTCTTAGAGAATCCTCACGAGGTGCACACCGTGGCGGTCGAGATTCTGGACGTGAACGACAACTCGCCACAGTTCCCACGAGATGAATATCAGCTTGAAGTGTTGGAGTCCGCGCTCACAGGGTCGcgctttcaaattgaaaaagctcaggACGCCGATGACGACTCCAActccattaaacagtaccgccTCAGTCCAAACGACCATCTCACACTGGACTCCATGAAACCCCTTTCCAATAATAAACACATAGAGCTCATTCTCAAAAAGCCTTTCGACCGGGAACAGACTTCCTCTTATCAACTTATTCTGACAGCACTGGATGGAGGGACTCCACAGCGGACTGGGACAGCCAGAATCAATGTCCGTATCCTTGATGCCAATGACAATGTGCCTGCATTTGACAGCTCTGTGTATAAAGTCAAATTGTTTGAAAACTCTCCAAAAGGAGCACTTGTAATTAAGTTAAATGCTTCTGACCCAGACGAGGGCTCAAACGGAGAGGTGTTTTATTCTTTCAGTAGTTACACACCTGAAAGAGTAAGACAGATGTTTTCTATGGACACAAATACAGGTGAAATTAGGGTTAAGAATAATATTGACTATGAGGAGACAAACTCTTATGAAATGTACATACAAGCGATGGACAAGGGCCCAGCCCCCATAGCAGCACACTGCAAAGTAGTTGTAGAAGTTTTGGATGTCAATGACAACATTCCTGAGATTGTATTGACTTCGCTGTCCAGTCCTGTGCGTGAAGATGCCCGGGCTGACACAGTGGTGGCATTGATCAGTGTAAATGATCGTGACTCTGGACAAAACAAACAGGTAACCCTGGATATCATGCCCCACTTGCCATTTAGGATCAAATCCTTCCGAAATCACTACACCATCGTCACAGCAGCTTTTCTGGATCGTGAAACAATCTCATCATACAACGTGACAGTCATTGCTGTAGATGCAGGCACCCCGGCCTTATCTTCCCAAATGACCTTTAAAGTAGAAGTTGCTGATGTTAACGACAACCCACCCCGTTTTGAGCAAACCTCATATACTGTTTACATCACAGAGAACAATGCTCCAGGTGCATCACTGTGCGTCGTCAAGGCAACAGACGCAGATGCAGGAGAAAATGCACGCATCACATATACTGTCCTCAATGATAACAACCATGGCATCCCTGTGGCCAGCTACGTCGGCATCAAACCTAACACAGGTGAAGCCTATGCCCTCCGATCCTTTGACTTTGAAAAACTGCGAGAATTTCACTTTCAGATAAAAGCTCAAGACAACGGTGTGCCTCCTCTCAGCCGTGTCCTCACAGTATATGTTTACATTATGGATCACAATGACCATGTGCCCCGGATTGTGTACCCACCTGCTAATGGCAGCCGCACAACAGAGACAATCgtgaaaaatgctgaagcaggGGCGCTGGTTAGCAAAGTTATGGCATGGGATGGGGATGCGGGGCCGAATGCGTGGCTGTTTTTTGCCCtggaacaaacaaacacagaccTTGACTTGTTCAAGGTACATGAGTATACAGGTGAAATCCGAACCACAAGGCGGGTCAACGAAGATAACGCCACAACCTTTGTTCTGACTGTCATAGTGCATGACCATGGCTCACCAAGACTCTCCTCTACCGCCACCATTCATGTAAATGTGATGGAGCTGCCTCCAAAGTTAACCCTTGACCCTAAACCCATCATCAGACCTGACAGCCCCTTAATGTTCTCCAACGTCACTATCTACCTCATCATCGCCCTGTGTGCCACAACCTTTGTATTCCTGGTCACGGTCTTTGTTCTGGCCATTGTACGTTGCCATGAGTACTGTACCCAGCCTGGCTCCTGCTCTCCATGTTGTGTATCCAAGAAGTGTGTACCTGAAGGAGGAAACACACCTGCAGGAGGAAGAGCTGCAGGAAGTGGGGGAGGAAGTGGAGGTGGAGGGCAGCCAAACAGCAACGTGGCCCTTCGCAGAGACCTTAAAGTGGAACCACATTATATTGAAGTGCGCAGAAGTGGGTCTTTGACCAAAACATACTGTTACAAGACATGCTTGACTGCCACGTCAGGAAGCGACACTTTTATGTTCTACAACACAGGCCGGCCACACAGTGGCACCTGGGGCTCGGGCTATGTTACAAGCCACAGTGGACAAAGCCAGATTATTGTACGCCGCCTGAGTATGCCAGATGCAACTATCATCCAG CCCAAGGCGCCCAATTCAGACTGGAGATACTCAGCCTCCCTGAGAGCCGGAGGAGTGATGCAGAG ttcAGTGCACATGGAAGAGTCCTCGGTCCTGCAAGGAGCCCAGGGTGTCCTGGTTCAGAACTGGCCGACTGCATCGAGTGCTGCTG atgctgaaggaggagaagttTCACCCCCAATGGGTGCCGGCGTAGACAGCAACAGCTGGCACTTTCGCTATGGCCCAGGAGGCCCTGGTGCTCCCCAGCACCTGAAGCCTG GCCCACCTCTATTTACCCACAGGCAGTCACCCTCACCCCCGCTCTGA
- the LOC112153550 gene encoding protocadherin alpha-C2 isoform X1: MAVAARCCCGIKKNVPPSFYLFMFVLSGLTNAQIQYSIPEELENGAQVGDIVGDLGLDLRKLPSRRMTIRSDSGRRYFTINHKTGKLVVSDRIDRETVCEFSGTCSRNLEVVLENPHEVHTVAVEILDVNDNSPQFPRDEYQLEVLESALTGSRFQIEKAQDADDDSNSIKQYRLSPNDHLTLDSMKPLSNNKHIELILKKPFDREQTSSYQLILTALDGGTPQRTGTARINVRILDANDNVPAFDSSVYKVKLFENSPKGALVIKLNASDPDEGSNGEVFYSFSSYTPERVRQMFSMDTNTGEIRVKNNIDYEETNSYEMYIQAMDKGPAPIAAHCKVVVEVLDVNDNIPEIVLTSLSSPVREDARADTVVALISVNDRDSGQNKQVTLDIMPHLPFRIKSFRNHYTIVTAAFLDRETISSYNVTVIAVDAGTPALSSQMTFKVEVADVNDNPPRFEQTSYTVYITENNAPGASLCVVKATDADAGENARITYTVLNDNNHGIPVASYVGIKPNTGEAYALRSFDFEKLREFHFQIKAQDNGVPPLSRVLTVYVYIMDHNDHVPRIVYPPANGSRTTETIVKNAEAGALVSKVMAWDGDAGPNAWLFFALEQTNTDLDLFKVHEYTGEIRTTRRVNEDNATTFVLTVIVHDHGSPRLSSTATIHVNVMELPPKLTLDPKPIIRPDSPLMFSNVTIYLIIALCATTFVFLVTVFVLAIVRCHEYCTQPGSCSPCCVSKKCVPEGGNTPAGGRAAGSGGGSGGGGQPNSNVALRRDLKVEPHYIEVRRSGSLTKTYCYKTCLTATSGSDTFMFYNTGRPHSGTWGSGYVTSHSGQSQIIVRRLSMPDATIIQPKAPNSDWRYSASLRAGGVMQSSVHMEESSVLQGAQGVLVQNWPTASSAADAEGGEVSPPMGAGVDSNSWHFRYGPGGPGAPQHLKPGEVPPEAFIIPGSPAIISIRQNQGGEDDKSDFITFGKKEEAKKKKKKKKEKKDKKDKGKDDGDE, from the exons ATGGCTGTGGCGGCGCGATGCTGTTGCGGCATAAAGAAGAACGTGCCTccctctttttatttgtttatgttcGTGCTCAGTGGCCTTACCAATGCACAAATCCAATACTCCattccagaggagctggagaacgGAGCACAGGTCGGTGATATCGTCGGGGATTTAGGTCTGGATCTGAGAAAACTTCCCAGCCGACGCATGACCATCAGATCGGACAGTGGACGCAGATATTTCACCATAAACCATAAAACTGGAAAGCTGGTGGTGAGTGACCGCATTGACCGAGAGACAGTGTGTGAATTCAGCGGCACCTGTTCGCGCAACCTGGAAGTGGTCTTAGAGAATCCTCACGAGGTGCACACCGTGGCGGTCGAGATTCTGGACGTGAACGACAACTCGCCACAGTTCCCACGAGATGAATATCAGCTTGAAGTGTTGGAGTCCGCGCTCACAGGGTCGcgctttcaaattgaaaaagctcaggACGCCGATGACGACTCCAActccattaaacagtaccgccTCAGTCCAAACGACCATCTCACACTGGACTCCATGAAACCCCTTTCCAATAATAAACACATAGAGCTCATTCTCAAAAAGCCTTTCGACCGGGAACAGACTTCCTCTTATCAACTTATTCTGACAGCACTGGATGGAGGGACTCCACAGCGGACTGGGACAGCCAGAATCAATGTCCGTATCCTTGATGCCAATGACAATGTGCCTGCATTTGACAGCTCTGTGTATAAAGTCAAATTGTTTGAAAACTCTCCAAAAGGAGCACTTGTAATTAAGTTAAATGCTTCTGACCCAGACGAGGGCTCAAACGGAGAGGTGTTTTATTCTTTCAGTAGTTACACACCTGAAAGAGTAAGACAGATGTTTTCTATGGACACAAATACAGGTGAAATTAGGGTTAAGAATAATATTGACTATGAGGAGACAAACTCTTATGAAATGTACATACAAGCGATGGACAAGGGCCCAGCCCCCATAGCAGCACACTGCAAAGTAGTTGTAGAAGTTTTGGATGTCAATGACAACATTCCTGAGATTGTATTGACTTCGCTGTCCAGTCCTGTGCGTGAAGATGCCCGGGCTGACACAGTGGTGGCATTGATCAGTGTAAATGATCGTGACTCTGGACAAAACAAACAGGTAACCCTGGATATCATGCCCCACTTGCCATTTAGGATCAAATCCTTCCGAAATCACTACACCATCGTCACAGCAGCTTTTCTGGATCGTGAAACAATCTCATCATACAACGTGACAGTCATTGCTGTAGATGCAGGCACCCCGGCCTTATCTTCCCAAATGACCTTTAAAGTAGAAGTTGCTGATGTTAACGACAACCCACCCCGTTTTGAGCAAACCTCATATACTGTTTACATCACAGAGAACAATGCTCCAGGTGCATCACTGTGCGTCGTCAAGGCAACAGACGCAGATGCAGGAGAAAATGCACGCATCACATATACTGTCCTCAATGATAACAACCATGGCATCCCTGTGGCCAGCTACGTCGGCATCAAACCTAACACAGGTGAAGCCTATGCCCTCCGATCCTTTGACTTTGAAAAACTGCGAGAATTTCACTTTCAGATAAAAGCTCAAGACAACGGTGTGCCTCCTCTCAGCCGTGTCCTCACAGTATATGTTTACATTATGGATCACAATGACCATGTGCCCCGGATTGTGTACCCACCTGCTAATGGCAGCCGCACAACAGAGACAATCgtgaaaaatgctgaagcaggGGCGCTGGTTAGCAAAGTTATGGCATGGGATGGGGATGCGGGGCCGAATGCGTGGCTGTTTTTTGCCCtggaacaaacaaacacagaccTTGACTTGTTCAAGGTACATGAGTATACAGGTGAAATCCGAACCACAAGGCGGGTCAACGAAGATAACGCCACAACCTTTGTTCTGACTGTCATAGTGCATGACCATGGCTCACCAAGACTCTCCTCTACCGCCACCATTCATGTAAATGTGATGGAGCTGCCTCCAAAGTTAACCCTTGACCCTAAACCCATCATCAGACCTGACAGCCCCTTAATGTTCTCCAACGTCACTATCTACCTCATCATCGCCCTGTGTGCCACAACCTTTGTATTCCTGGTCACGGTCTTTGTTCTGGCCATTGTACGTTGCCATGAGTACTGTACCCAGCCTGGCTCCTGCTCTCCATGTTGTGTATCCAAGAAGTGTGTACCTGAAGGAGGAAACACACCTGCAGGAGGAAGAGCTGCAGGAAGTGGGGGAGGAAGTGGAGGTGGAGGGCAGCCAAACAGCAACGTGGCCCTTCGCAGAGACCTTAAAGTGGAACCACATTATATTGAAGTGCGCAGAAGTGGGTCTTTGACCAAAACATACTGTTACAAGACATGCTTGACTGCCACGTCAGGAAGCGACACTTTTATGTTCTACAACACAGGCCGGCCACACAGTGGCACCTGGGGCTCGGGCTATGTTACAAGCCACAGTGGACAAAGCCAGATTATTGTACGCCGCCTGAGTATGCCAGATGCAACTATCATCCAG CCCAAGGCGCCCAATTCAGACTGGAGATACTCAGCCTCCCTGAGAGCCGGAGGAGTGATGCAGAG ttcAGTGCACATGGAAGAGTCCTCGGTCCTGCAAGGAGCCCAGGGTGTCCTGGTTCAGAACTGGCCGACTGCATCGAGTGCTGCTG atgctgaaggaggagaagttTCACCCCCAATGGGTGCCGGCGTAGACAGCAACAGCTGGCACTTTCGCTATGGCCCAGGAGGCCCTGGTGCTCCCCAGCACCTGAAGCCTGGTGAGGTTCCCCCAGAAGCATTCATCATCCCAGGGTCGCCTGCCATAATATCCATTAGACAGAACCAGGGAGGCGAGGATGACAAAAGCGATTTCATCACCTTTGGAAAGAAAGAGGAAgccaagaagaaaaagaagaagaagaaggagaagaaagacAAGAAGGATAAGGGAAAGGATGATGGAGACGAGTAG